The proteins below come from a single Betaproteobacteria bacterium genomic window:
- a CDS encoding methyltransferase domain-containing protein has product MGADPRASRARRPRATRSPGPAGRARARPARARQAGSQTVLSPDAVRPALAARGTSALRKVLEFAAPADHVLRRFFRENPELGRRDRGFVAESVFACLRRLRWYSHLAGSRDARRLFILAANRLPASEWRELRHALDGEERAWLAHACDHTDDAAALGLRAELPDWVIEIMQARIEDEPILAIGRGMQASAPLDLRVNSARAEREEVLAALHASGIEAHATRYSPLGIRLDSKPALEHHPLYLTGAVEVQDEGSQLLGFLLAPRRREMVADLCAGAGGKTLLLGALMRSEGRLYAFDVSAQRIRRLHTRLARSGLSNVQPETIAHENDVRLKRLAGKLDRVLVDAPCTGFGTLRRNPDLKWRQDAADLAALTEKQSSILEAASRLLKPGGRLVYATCSFLLAENEDIVAAFMRRHPEFAALNARDILARQGIAIDTGERLQLAPHRHGTDGFYAAVLERRSA; this is encoded by the coding sequence ATGGGCGCTGATCCGCGCGCGTCGCGCGCTCGCCGCCCGCGCGCAACGCGCAGTCCCGGCCCGGCCGGCCGGGCGCGCGCACGACCCGCTCGAGCGCGGCAAGCCGGCAGTCAAACTGTCCTCTCGCCGGACGCGGTTCGCCCGGCGTTGGCTGCGCGCGGCACGAGCGCATTGCGCAAGGTGCTCGAATTCGCGGCACCGGCCGATCATGTTCTGCGCCGCTTTTTCCGCGAGAACCCGGAGCTGGGACGGCGCGACCGGGGCTTCGTTGCCGAAAGCGTGTTCGCGTGTCTGCGCCGACTGCGCTGGTATAGTCACCTGGCCGGTTCGCGGGATGCCCGGCGTCTTTTCATCCTTGCGGCGAACCGCCTGCCCGCATCCGAATGGCGCGAGCTGCGCCATGCGCTCGATGGCGAAGAACGCGCCTGGCTTGCGCACGCCTGCGATCACACCGACGATGCGGCTGCGCTCGGGCTCCGCGCCGAGCTGCCCGACTGGGTCATCGAGATCATGCAGGCCCGGATCGAGGACGAGCCTATCCTCGCCATCGGCCGCGGCATGCAGGCGTCGGCGCCGCTCGATCTGCGGGTCAATAGCGCGCGTGCCGAGCGCGAGGAGGTGTTGGCGGCGCTGCATGCGAGCGGAATCGAGGCCCATGCGACGCGCTACTCGCCGTTGGGAATCAGGCTCGATTCCAAGCCCGCGCTGGAGCACCATCCGCTCTACCTTACGGGCGCCGTCGAGGTCCAGGACGAAGGCAGCCAGCTCCTGGGCTTTCTGCTGGCTCCGCGCAGGCGCGAGATGGTGGCGGACTTGTGCGCCGGCGCCGGCGGCAAGACTTTACTGCTCGGCGCGCTGATGCGCTCGGAAGGCCGCTTGTACGCCTTCGACGTGTCCGCACAGCGCATCCGCCGCTTGCACACGCGCCTCGCCCGCTCGGGCTTGAGCAACGTGCAGCCGGAGACGATCGCTCACGAAAACGACGTACGGTTGAAGCGACTCGCAGGCAAGCTCGACCGGGTGCTGGTCGACGCACCCTGCACGGGATTCGGCACGCTGCGGCGCAATCCCGACCTGAAATGGCGTCAGGATGCAGCCGATCTGGCCGCCCTTACGGAAAAGCAGTCGTCGATCCTCGAAGCGGCGAGCCGACTGCTCAAGCCCGGCGGACGGCTGGTGTACGCGACCTGCAGTTTTTTGCTGGCGGAGAACGAGGACATCGTGGCAGCATTCATGCGCCGCCACCCCGAGTTCGCGGCGCTGAACGCGCGCGACATCCTTGCCCGGCAAGGCATTGCAATCGATACGGGCGAGCGCCTGCAGCTCGCGCCGCACCGGCATGGAACCGACGGCTTTTACGCCGCGGTGCTGGAGCGGCGCTCGGCGTGA
- a CDS encoding DUF3108 domain-containing protein has translation MLDRTARTLSLCLAASAVLHLALVAQLPGFPIQLDAQETPLNAQIVELDPPVPPPLPQPVPKRAIKQAVAPKMPLAPVAPPPAAIASPAPEPIVLPGPEPIVLPSPEPAVSATPEEADPAASEMAAAESPQATAAAPESLAPIPDTEPPAAVAEAASEPPQRQTGTIRYEVYYGSDRFSIGRSVQTWSIDKSSYRLTSFSETTGLLGLFRPYHYAYVTEGRVEPDGLKPEAFTVRRGRDGERQATAHFNWASGELTFGKLGSARTAPLNASSYDLLTLFYQLPRMGLTPGQLQVSVTTGTKFNTYLLEVGAEEVLELPVGTLRTIPVRQVRRPGEESIAVWLAPEKRYLPVRIVFLDEQGDMTAEQIATQIAVGTLAADGR, from the coding sequence TGTCGCTTTGCCTCGCCGCTTCGGCCGTGCTCCATCTCGCGCTGGTCGCGCAATTGCCCGGTTTCCCGATCCAGTTGGACGCCCAGGAAACGCCGTTGAACGCGCAGATCGTCGAGCTCGATCCTCCGGTCCCGCCGCCGCTGCCGCAGCCCGTCCCCAAACGGGCGATCAAGCAGGCGGTCGCGCCGAAAATGCCCCTCGCTCCCGTTGCGCCGCCGCCTGCGGCCATTGCATCGCCCGCGCCGGAGCCCATCGTCTTGCCCGGACCGGAGCCGATCGTCTTGCCAAGCCCGGAGCCCGCTGTTTCCGCCACGCCCGAAGAGGCCGACCCGGCCGCGAGCGAAATGGCTGCAGCCGAGTCCCCGCAGGCCACCGCCGCTGCGCCCGAATCGCTGGCGCCGATACCGGATACCGAGCCCCCCGCAGCGGTTGCCGAAGCGGCTTCCGAGCCCCCACAACGGCAGACCGGCACCATTCGCTACGAGGTCTACTACGGGTCGGACCGATTCAGCATCGGCCGCTCGGTGCAGACCTGGTCGATCGACAAGAGCTCGTACCGCCTCACCAGCTTCTCCGAGACGACCGGCCTGCTCGGATTGTTCCGGCCCTACCATTATGCGTACGTGACCGAAGGCCGGGTCGAGCCGGACGGGCTCAAGCCCGAGGCGTTCACGGTCCGGCGCGGCCGCGACGGCGAGCGGCAAGCAACTGCTCACTTCAACTGGGCGAGCGGCGAACTCACGTTCGGCAAGCTCGGCTCCGCGCGCACGGCGCCTTTGAACGCCAGCAGCTACGACCTGCTGACGCTGTTCTATCAATTGCCTCGCATGGGCCTCACACCCGGGCAGCTGCAGGTTTCGGTCACGACCGGCACCAAGTTCAACACCTACCTTCTGGAGGTAGGCGCCGAGGAAGTGCTGGAGCTTCCCGTCGGCACCTTGCGCACCATTCCGGTGCGGCAAGTGCGCAGGCCGGGCGAGGAAAGCATCGCGGTATGGCTCGCGCCGGAGAAGCGCTATCTGCCGGTGCGCATCGTTTTCCTCGACGAACAAGGCGACATGACGGCGGAGCAGATCGCCACCCAGATCGCAGTGGGAACGCTGGCGGCCGATGGGCGCTGA